The genomic DNA ACCGAATTCTCAAATGGGTCGGATGCTTTGATCGGCCCAACTAGGTTGCTCTCGGAGGCACAAAACTACGACCAGAAGACAAGGTGGCGGTGTGCCGCGTACAAAGAACATCATCCTGCGGGCTGTGGCGGTGCCGACGGGCCACGGTGCAACGTGGACGGAGTCACAGACAGCGTTTACAAATACGACccgtccggtcaaaccggcgggCTCCGGTTCCAGTAtaccagaccggtttgaccagaAACCGATCCAAATCGGttagattcaaatttgaattcaaaatccccagtgctaccggtttgaccggtttaccggccggtttgaccggtttaccaagtgggccttaatgggccgtcttatttttttccttttgttttttgatttaacttcaaatgcccgAAAAATATGTtaaatgaacaaattttttatttttatgaattcaaatttaaattttgaattttgaatttgggccggtttgataccggcccaaaccgtaaCCGGCcccggtcaaaccggactggTTCCCACCAATTTGGTTAACCCTAGTCACAGAACGCCTGAACGGCCGAGAGCGGTcggtgatgcaatgcaaaagtTGATCCCAGCAGAGCCTACTACTCACTGAGCCTAGCGTTCCGTGTACGCGTGTAGCGCATGCGAGCTTGATCGGCGCCGATCCGTGATCAATCACAAcctcccgccggcggccgccttgctccgccgccggagccaaAATAGGTTGGTTGGGAAGCCAAAACAGGTGAGGTGATGCACCACCGCAATCTCCAAAGCCCAAATGCTGCGTTGCTTGTTCCCAGAAAGGCACACGGACGAATGCACCATCAATGCAGTGCCATGCTGCATCACACCGCTGCAGTTTCCCTTTCCCGGTAGTCGCTGGTAGCTGGGTACAGATGGGCACCGCGCGGTGTGGCCTGACGACAAAGAAACTGGCTTCACGTCACGAGCAAATCCCGGAGGAAGGAACGAAACCCGGCAGCTCCACTCCACGACGGTATAAATACTGACCCGAGGTACTCGTGCTCGTGCAAACCTCGAAGCTTCGAAGTCACGGGTTCACACTCGTGCTTCAACGCAGAATCGGAGCAAAGGCGCCCGCGGTTTCTTCAGCCATGGGCGGCGTTCCCGGCGCCTTGCGCCGCCACATCCTGCTCCTCCTCTCCGTCGCCCTGGCCGCCATCTCCCTCTACCGCGGCGCCGCGGCTCCCTCGCCGGTGTACGACACGGACGGGCAGGAGCTGAGCGCCGACGCGGACTACTACGTGCTCCCGGCCgcccgcgggggcggcgggctcACCATGGCGCCCAACGTGTTCCGGTGCCCGCTGTTCGTGGCGCAGGAGGCCGACCCGCTCCGCAAGGGCTTCCCCGTGCGCCTCACCCCGCTGCACGGGCACGGCGGCGACCGCACCGTGCGCGTCTCCTTCGACGTCGGCGTGCACTTCGCCGCCGTGACGACGTGCGTGCAGACCACCGAGTGGCacgtcgccggccgcggcgacgagggcgggggcggcgcccgCCGGCACGTTGTCACCGGCCCGGTCCTGGCCCCGACCGCGGGCGGCCGGGAGAGGGTGTTCCGCGTCGAGGGGCACCGCCACGGGTACACGCTGGCGTGGTGCGGGGTCCCCACCGAGTGCCAGGACCTGGGCGTGTTCAGGGACGacaggggccgcgcgtggctcaCCGTGGCCGACGACCAGACGCCTCATGTGGTCGTGTTCAAGAAGACGCCGCCCATACCGGCGTGATAGGGGGTTTCCGCTTGCAGCGTGCGTGAGCGTGTGCGTGCCGAATAAGAAGGCGCTTGTTCCGTTACTAGCGACGAACTCTGCTGTTGTATTACGTATACGGTATACAAGAGGTTCTGTACCTGAGCACAGCTATTTCTACAGGACTAGTCCAGGCACACGTGACGTGATGGTATAGCTCCTTCAGTTGGTTTGGACGGCGCCCTAGGTATAAGATGGTGTTGGGAGCTTGCTAAATTCAGGGACCATCAGTTGTTCAAAAATAAATTCATTCACCAGACCAGTACCAGAAATCACATTGAACacaatgcaagaaacacatCACATGGAGGACGTACGATACTACTGATCGAACAGCAGCACAGACATTTCATATGTGTTATGGTATTGATCCCTGGCTAAACGTTGAGGCCGGAACCCTTGAACCTGGCCTCGGTAATGGCGTCGATGCGCCGCGCTGCCTCCGGCGACAGATGGTTCGCCCAGTCCCCAACCCCACCGCGCCGGAAGAAGGAGCTGTTCTCCACCGCGCCTATCACAAGCTCCGTCTTGCCGCTCTTGGTCACCTCCAGCCCGCCCATGTGCTCGAACGAGCAGAGCCTCACGATGGCGTCCAccacgccgccctcctcctcctcgacgtCGAACGGGAGGCCCACGAACGCGGCCAGCCTCCGGACATGCGCCGGGGGGTCCCTCCAGACCTCCTCGTACCTAAGGAAGAGCACCCGGTCGGGACGGGCCAGGTGGGCCCGCCAGTACCCGAGGACGTGGTCCCAGTAGGGCCCGTACGTCGACATGCCGTCGCAGAACAACGCGGCGGCGGTCTCCACCGGGAGGGGCTGGAGCCCTTTGCTGACCCTCAACCTGTTGACGAAGTGCCAGAGCGAGACCAAGGTGTCCTTGGGGTCGCGGCACATGTACACGATCTTGCATCCCGAGGATACCACGGCAGCCGGCAGCGCCACGAACGGGACGTGCGTGGCGAAGAGCCTCGGGTCAGGGAGCTCGTCGAGGTCGTCGGCGCTGGTGTTCCTGCCGGTGTAGATTTGGATCTCCAAGAACTTGACGCACTCGTGGGGGCCGTAGGAGTTGAAAGGGTGGCCGGCGGCTTGCGGGGGATGTTCTCGGCGGTGCACGGTGGCGTACAGAAGCGACTTGATCCACGTGGTGCCGGACTTGGGCAGGGTGGCGACGACGATGTCCGAGGGGCGCGCGGCGAAACACGCAtccgcggccatggcgccggcaATGGACACCAGGCTGCCGTGCCATccttggtggtggcggtggagtTGGAGGAGGGACAGGCCTTCCGCTCTAGGCCAGGAGGAGACCGAGTTGGCGTAACGCTGGTAGAGTTCTTGGTGGTTGATCTGTGTTTCCCCGCCGGTTTCTTGCTCGGCTTGTGAGGGAATGGTTCGCATGGAGGAGGAAGACATGGCCGTGCAGTGTGCAGTACGACGAGCGACGCTGGATTTGGTTCTTCTTTTTGTGCCTTCTTGGCGACACAGCATCTTTGTGGTTACAATAAATGGAGCTAACTCTACTACCTACTAACTCTACCAATGGGTCGCTGTTAGCGTGATGCACGAGATTGCGAAGTACTTACTAGCTAGTAACAGTAGTTTCAGTTATTTAAATTTGAATGAGTACATGTGCTGCCACTCAGTTATTTAAATTTGAATGAGTACATGTGCTGCCACTTTCCATTTCTTTTAAATATAGAGACACATCATTTACAATCAAGTACTATCAAATATTTGCAAACCGAAAACTGAAAACTTGAAGAAATATCGATGGAACCTATATCAACTATGCCCATGATTATTATTCAAACCCGTGCTCTTTTATCTagtaattataaaaataaatgtTATATCtagtaattataattatctatctcacgctctCTTTTATCTATCAAATATTCTaccacatactctaaaatacatatttatcattatctacttgcaatagattttattttgcatcacaattctatgtgtgtttgatatatatttaattaaacTATTTATTTGTGAACTAGTATTCTTTCTTCCAttatacatgaatacatggtgacagATATAGtaggtagtatttttatataaaaaataacataAATACTATAttaataattataaaaatagtaatttagagttttataTTGGTGCAATATCATATTTGTTATAGTTATAGAATTTAGATTCAAATTTATCGGTTACTTTAACTTTAACAATAACATAATTGGAtattttatatgcaaatttggagggttatttgcattatttttatattgGCATGGGTGGataatttacacgaagattaggaggttactttaaattttttataat from Panicum virgatum strain AP13 chromosome 7N, P.virgatum_v5, whole genome shotgun sequence includes the following:
- the LOC120683107 gene encoding cytosolic sulfotransferase 13-like, with the protein product MSSSSMRTIPSQAEQETGGETQINHQELYQRYANSVSSWPRAEGLSLLQLHRHHQGWHGSLVSIAGAMAADACFAARPSDIVVATLPKSGTTWIKSLLYATVHRREHPPQAAGHPFNSYGPHECVKFLEIQIYTGRNTSADDLDELPDPRLFATHVPFVALPAAVVSSGCKIVYMCRDPKDTLVSLWHFVNRLRVSKGLQPLPVETAAALFCDGMSTYGPYWDHVLGYWRAHLARPDRVLFLRYEEVWRDPPAHVRRLAAFVGLPFDVEEEEGGVVDAIVRLCSFEHMGGLEVTKSGKTELVIGAVENSSFFRRGGVGDWANHLSPEAARRIDAITEARFKGSGLNV
- the LOC120683109 gene encoding alpha-amylase/subtilisin inhibitor, coding for MGGVPGALRRHILLLLSVALAAISLYRGAAAPSPVYDTDGQELSADADYYVLPAARGGGGLTMAPNVFRCPLFVAQEADPLRKGFPVRLTPLHGHGGDRTVRVSFDVGVHFAAVTTCVQTTEWHVAGRGDEGGGGARRHVVTGPVLAPTAGGRERVFRVEGHRHGYTLAWCGVPTECQDLGVFRDDRGRAWLTVADDQTPHVVVFKKTPPIPA